A region from the Biomphalaria glabrata chromosome 14, xgBioGlab47.1, whole genome shotgun sequence genome encodes:
- the LOC106071978 gene encoding uncharacterized protein LOC106071978, with translation MSYLISLSLYFAKNKPETEQINNLESHKLVFSYLASINSFDSIVNVERDNSSSVKYFGQMNRSNASFLRLIWEYPDSRQAGVYKCEANGINVIGKPVSLTAESSVTAVDPDTKRLIAELQKLSRMVEEIQLRVNSSETRIEFLESESQLKFFRQQAVEEALFVVIPEFQGRKYMLTKNRLLMTADQAVMLCVMFDGYLAEIDTEAEYNYLRDHVFKPSSFDYVVTGATDEKNEGVWINRYSQSRVTFFNWGIQQPQGGRLENCQSFARYDSWLQHDFRCSVVTEVQVGFLCEVDNYGLIGKTNQTSLYK, from the coding sequence ATGTCATATCTAATTTCATTGTCTCTTTACTTCGCTAAAAACAAACCTGAGACAGAACAGATTAATAATTTAGAAAGTCATAAATTAGTATTCAGCTATCTTGCTTCGATAAACAGCTTTGACTCAATTGTCAATGTCGAAAGAGACAATTCTTCCAGTGTAAAGTATTTTGGTCAGATGAATAGAAGTAATGCATCTTTCCTGCGACTTATTTGGGAATACCCGGACTCGAGACAAGCCGGTGTGTACAAGTGTGAAGCCAATGGTATTAACGTGATTGGAAAGCCAGTGTCACTGACAGCCGAGTCTTCGGTCACTGCTGTAGATCCAGACACTAAACGTCTGATTGCGGAACTACAGAAACTTTCAAGAATGGTAGAAGAAATTCAGTTGCGCGTCAACAGTTCGGAAACGCGCATAGAATTTCTTGAGTCCGAAAGTCAATTAAAGTTCTTCAGACAACAGGCTGTCGAGGAAGCCCTCTTCGTAGTGATACCAGAGTTTCAAGGGAGGAAATACATGCTGACCAAGAACAGACTTTTAATGACAGCTGATCAGGCTGTTATGTTGTGTGTGATGTTTGACGGCTACCTGGCTGAAATCGATACCGAGGCTGAATACAACTACCTTCGTGACCATGTGTTCAAGCCAAGTTCTTTTGATTATGTTGTCACAGGGGCAACAGACGAAAAAAACGAAGGTGTTTGGATAAATAGATATAGTCAATCTCGCGTAACTTTCTTCAACTGGGGAATTCAACAACCACAAGGGGGTAGGCTAGAAAACTGTCAAAGTTTTGCCCGGTATGATAGCTGGCTTCAACACGATTTCAGATGCTCCGTTGTCACCGAAGTTCAAGTCGGCTTTCTGTGTGAAGTAGACAATTACGGATTGATTGGAAAAACGAATCAAACCTCATTGTACAAATGA